A stretch of DNA from Candidatus Zixiibacteriota bacterium:
CCCCCATTGTCCGTCTGCGGCAGGAATTCAATCTGCGCACCAATCTGCGCCCTTGCAAGGCTTATCCCGGCAACCCCCTCAATTACAAAGAGGGCATTGATATCGTTGTTTTCCGCGAGAACACCGAAGACCTTTATGTGGGAGTGGAGTTTTTCCCGCTTCCCGATGAAGTTCGCGAGGTCCTTAAGAAAAACAACAAAAATATGAAAAAATTCGATGCCCATCCCGGCAGTGAGGTGGCAGTGTCGCTTCGAATAAACACCAAAACCGGCTGCCGCAATATCATAACTGATGCCTTCGAATATGCCAGGAGAACCGGCCGCAAAACTGTTACCGTGGTTGAAAAACCGAATGTTATAAGAGAGACATCGGGTTTGATGATCCGCACCGCGCGCGAAGTTGCCAGGAATTACCCGGAGATAAAACTGGATGAAGCCAATATTGACGCCATGTGCATGTGGCTGCTCAAAAACCCGCTCGATTACTCGGTGCTGGTCACTTCCAATATGTTTGGCGATATAATCTCCGACCTTTGCGCCCAGTTGGTCGGCGGTTTAGGATTCGCCTCTTCCGGCAATATCGGTGATAAATATGCCGTCTTTGAGCCGACTCACGGCTCCGCCCCGAAATATGCCGGAATGTACAAAGTCAATCCGATGGCAATGCTCCTGACCGTTGTTCTTATGATGGAATGGTTAGGGGAGAAGGATAAAGCGGTGGCGCTGGAGTCCGCTATTGCCGCCGTCATTAAAGAAGGGAAAGTCCGCACCTATGATATGGGGGGAAAGGCAACTTCCCTCGACATTGCCAACGCCGTAGCGGCTAAACTATAAGACTCTTCTCTTGAAATACCCGGGACTGCCTCAATTTGCGGCGGTCCCTTTTTTATTTTCTTATATATGCGCGATATGGACGTCTCTTCCTTAAGAAGTCTGCCCTTGACATAAAGGTTGTTCGGCGTATCTTTATTATAGACCGCAAAGGAGACATTATGTTTCTGAACATTAATTTAAGAATTATTTCCCCTCTGATCTTTGCCGCCCTTTCCATACTTATCCCTCTCATCGCCTGCAATGACACCGTGACTGTAGTCAAAAAGGATGACTTTAAAGTCGTGGCAAAATTGACAAATTTCTCCAACTGCAAGCCGCTGACGCCGACTCACGATTCTCTTTCGTGCGCACTGTCCGAAGAGGGGGTGAATTATCATTATGATGGTAAGGGACGGCTCATACTCAAACATATTAACGCTGGCTTCAATTGCTGCGGTCAGCCGTTTACGGCCGAGATAGTTGTCAATGATAGCGCTATCATAATTACCGAATCAGAGAGCGCCGAGCAAGTCTGCCACTGTCTCTGCCTGTATGACCTCGAATATGAATTCAACAATCTTCCCGAAGGGAATTATCAGGTTGAATTTAACGGGTTATATCTATCAGACGGAGAAACCGGGCTAAAGACATCAATAGCCGCTGTCGGCTTTGTGAGTGGCTCTTTCTGTTTGAAACGTGACCATTACCCTTGGTTGACAATGGATTATCCCCCGGGCCCCTCTGAATAATTACCGACCTATTAGTCTTGAGAATTCGTCCTCATTTAGCGTTTTGACCCCCAACTTGCGGGCACTTTCCAGTTTGCTGCCGGCATCTTCGCCGACCAGAAGGTAATCTGTTTTTGCTGAAACGGAACCGGTAACCTTACCCCCCAATGACTCTATCAACTTTTTGAAATGCTCTCTTGGCTTGGAAAGTGTGCCGGTAATGACAAAACTCTTCCCGGCAATTACTGATTCTTTCCGCAAAATTTGGTACGGCGCAAAGACCACCCCAGCCCCTTTCAGCTTGGCAACCATCTCTTTGTTGCCGGGATTGGCGAAGTAATCGACAATTGACTGCGCTATCTTTGGACCTATCCCGTCGATTGAGACCAAATCCTCAACCGATGCCTTAATCAAATGGTCAAATTCGCCGAACCTTTCCGCCAGAATTTTCGCCGCCGCCTCCCCCACCCCCAGAATCCCTAATGCCAGTACGATTCTGGGAAGTTCTCTTTTCTTGGATTCCTCAATCGCTGTCAAAAGATTCTGCGCTTTCTTCTCCCCCATCAATTCCAGCGTCAGGAGCTGGTCTTTAGTCAGATAATAGATATCCGACGGGTCCTTCACCAGTCGGTTTTCAACCAGTTGCGCCGCCAATTTCCCCCCCAGTCCTTCTATATCCATTGCCTCCTTCGCCGCAAAATGAAATATCCTTTCCGTCAGTTGCGCCGGGCAGGCCGAATTGAGACACCGGTGCGCCGCTTCTCCCTCCGGTCGGACTATCTTCGTCCCGCATGAGGGACAATTTTCCGGCATGGCGATTTCGGTCTCTCTCCCGGTCCGTTTCTCCCTGATAACTTCCAGCACTTCCGGGATGACATCCCCGGCGCGGCGAATCAATACCGTATCGCCAATCCGTATATCCAGTGCCTTCATCTCATCTTCATTATGAAGCGAGGCGTTCGACACAGTAACGCCCGAAACCCGCACCGGCTCCAGTTTCGCCACCGGCGTAATGATTCCCGTGCGACCGACAGAAAAAATGATATCCTTCACTCTCGTTTCCGCTTCTTCGGCGGCAAACTTCCATGCCACCGCCCAGCGCGGCGCCCGCGAAATTTCACCCAGCCTGACCTGCTCTTCAAATCGATTAACCTTCACCACCATCCCATCTATCTCATAATCAAGCGACCGTCTTATCTCAGCCAGATTTTCGAATTCCGCCGCTACCTCGTCAATCCCTCTTACCAGTTTCAAATTCTCATTAATCAGAAAACCTTCATCTCTAAGAAAATTCATGACTTTGTAATGAGTATCAAGCTCCTTGAGGTCAGTATCAGAAATCCCGTAGGCATAGAATATCAATGGTCTGCCGGCGGTGATTTTCGGGTCTAACTGACGCAGCGAACCGGCCGCCGCATTACGGGGATTGGCAAATACCGCCTCATCTTGTTCTTCCATTTTCCTGTTCAGACGGTCGAACGCCGAGCGCCGCATTATCACTTCACCGCGCACTTCCAATAACGGATACTTTCTCGCCGTCTCTCCCGACAGTCTCAAGGGAATCGAATGGATGGTGCGAAGATTCTGCGTTACATCTTCGCCCCGTGTGCCGTCACCTCGCGTCGAGCCTACCGTAAAAAGCCCCCTCTCATATATCAGTTCCACCGCCAGTCCATCAAGTTTCGGCTCCACCGTATATTCCACCTCGCCCTTATCTCCCAGTCCCTCCTTTACTCTCCGGTCGAAATCGGCGAACTCCTCTCTTGATGTCACCTTCTGCAGCGATAGCATCCTCACTCTGTGGGTCACGCTCTTAAAGGCTTTGAGCGGCTCGGCTCCGACTCTTTGCGAGGGCGAGTCCGGCGCCCTCAATCCCGGATACTCTCTTTCCAGAGAGAGCAAGCGGTCGAAGAGACGGTCATACTCCGCATCGGATATCTCCGGCCGGTCGTACATATAGTACAGCCGGTCGTGGTATTTTATCTCTTCCACCAGTTTGTTGTACTCGTCTCTGATTTTTTCCGGAATAGACATTGTCGATAATTAACGGGCGGTTCGAATCAATGTCAATCTCAAATAAATTCCGCTTCCGGCAGACCGGTAGGTGCGGGGGAAAGGGCGCGTCCCACGATAGCCGGTATCCCCGAATCTGTTTGCAGCTCCCCCTCGATTCTGAGAAAGCGATAGCTTCGAATCAATTCACGAAATCTGTCATAGACGGCCGGAAAGAGAACTATCTCAAAGGTGTCGTCGAGAGCATCAAAGGTCAAAAAGACCATATCTTTTCCGTCCCGTGTCTTAATCCGTTTCCGGTCCGCCAGCCATCCGGAGAGTGCCACTGTTGTCCCGTTTTCCCTCTTTCCGAGCTCCGTCAGGTCGGGGTTCTGATATTCAGGAAATAACTCCAGGGGGTGAAACGATGCCGGCAGGTCCAGAATCTCCATCTCATACCGCAGCCGTCGGTAGCGGCTGAGCGGGACCACCGGGAACTCCCGAAGTTGCGGCGCCATCAGGTTCTCGGCGAAAAACAGTTCCTGACGGTTCCCCTTCCGTTTTCCCCGAAGACGATACTGCCAGAGAAGTCTTGCCCGTGACGGCTCCACCGTATCGAAAAAGCCGACCTTTATCAGATTCTCTATCTCATCTTCGGACAGCTCAGTGCCGGCAACCAAATCCTCAAACGACCCGCAATGATTGGTCCCGCTTATTCGTTTCATAGTGGTCGCACCCACTTCCTTAACGCGACTGACTCCAAGATACAGCGTCCCCTGGTGAAGCGAATCAGTTTCGGTTGAGATATTGAGCGTCGGCGGCGCCACCGGAATCCCCAGCCGGCGCGCTTCCGCTACATAGACCGCCGCTGGATAATATCCCCCGCCGTTGCGAAGCACCGCTGTCATAAAGATATCAGGATGATGCGCCTTGAAATATGCCGATTGATACGCCAGGTATCCATAGGTGGCGGCATGCGCCTTGCAGAAGCCAAAGGAGGCGAACTGCGCCAGTTGCGAAAAGATATTCTCCGCCGTCTCTCTTTTCACGCCGTTGCGCATCGCTCCCGAAATAAATCGCTCCCGCAGCTGGCGCTGCTCTCCCTGTTTGCGCTTCTTTGTGATAGAGCGCCGCAGCAGGTCCGAGGACGGAAGATTGAATCCGGCCACCGCCTGCGCCGCCAGAATCACCTGCTCCTGGTAAATGAACACCCCAAAAGTCTCTTTCAGAATCGGCTCCAGTGACGGGTCGGCATATTCGGCCTCTTCTTTCCCATGAAACCGATTCAGGAAAATTTTCTTCATCCCCGATTCCGATGCCCCCGGTCGTATCAACGCCAGTGCCAGCGTGATATCATTCAGTTCCTCGGGATGGAGGTCTCTCAAAAGCGCCCGCAGTCCCGGCGATTCTATCTGGAAAACCCCGATTGTCCTGCCGGCTTGCAGCATATCATATGTTCTCTGGTCGTTGTCCGGAATGCTGAATGATGGCTGCTCTTTCCTGACCGCGGCAAAACAGTCGGCGATGACCGCCAATCCCCGCTGTCCCAGAATATCAATCTTTACCAGCCCTATCTTCTCGGCCTGATACATATCGCACTGCGTCACCACAATTCCTTTGGTCGCCCTTTCCAGCGGGACATAGTCGGTGAGAGGCTGCGGCGTAATCACAATTCCGCCGGAATGAATTCCCAGATGTCGCGGCAGTCCCGCGATACGCCGCGCCGCTCGCAAGACCGGAGCGAAACGTTCCCAATCAACCTTAAAGCGATTGATTCTCGCCGTTGGCGCCTCCGACTGGAGCGACAACTCCTCCAGCGATTCGCGAGGCAGCCGTTTGATGAATCGGTCAACTTCTTCCGCCGGTATCCCCAGCGCCTTGGAGCATTCCCGGATTGCCAGCCGTGGCTGAAAACGAGTATAAGTCGCCATCATCGCCACATGCTCCTCGCCATATTTCTTGTAGATATAATCAAGCACGTCATCCCGATACCGCCAGTCGATATCGATATCGATATCCGGGCAGTCACTGCGGGCTTCATTCAAAAACCGCTCAAAATAAAGCCCCTCCGCAATAGGGTCAACTTCGGTTATCCCCAGACTGAACGACACCAGGGAGCCGGCCGCCGAGCCTCGCCCCACGGCGGCTATCCCTTTCTGACGGCAGAAGCGCACAATATCGCCGACAATCAGAAAATAATCGACAAAACCGGTTCGCCGGATTACCGAGAGTTCGTACTCCAGACGCGCAATATACGGCCCCGGAAGCGATGGCGCCCGTCGCCGCAGCCCCTCAAGGGCATCCTGGTGAAGTCGCGCATAATGGTCCTCCGGCAGAACAAAATCAGGAAGTATATTCCGTCGCTGCCGGAACTGCAGAGCGCACCTCGCGACAATCTCAATATTATTTCTGACCGCTTCCGGAACGTCCTGAAAGCATTGCCGGTACTCCTGCGGCGTCTGCAGATATTCATCCTCGTCCGAGACTTCGGCCGAAGGGAGATTATCAAGCAGATAGCCGCCGTCGATGGCGCGGAGCAGGCGATGGGTGGAGTAATCGCTCCTGTTCAGAAAGCTGACCAGCGGAAACGCCGCCACTCGAATCTTCTGACCGCTCGCCTCCCGCGCCGCCTTGCTGTCTCGCTTTGAGCGCACCGCCGCAAAGAATCGGTCGCCAAATATTTCCCGGAGCGTTGTCAGATAACCGCTGTAGCGGCTGAGACAGAGCAGGTTGCCGGAGAACCTGGCGACAACTTCCTTCGATGGTTCCCCCTGCAGGTGATAATAAGAAATCAGCCGCGACAGATTCTTAAACCCCTCATAGTTCTCGCAAATCAGGTAGAGATCTCCCAGCCCGGTGCTGACCTCCGCCCCAATTAACGGTTTGAGCGCTGCCTCCTGCGCCGCATAGTAAAAGTCATAAGCGCCATAGAGGTTATTGCGGTCAAGCAGAAGCGCGGCGCCGTACTGCCGTTCCTTGAGCCCCTGCACCAGCGCCTCCACCGGCGCGGTCCCGTACCGCAATGAAAAACTACTGCGACAAGCCGGGAGTGCGAAGGACATATCCGGTATCTCCCCGCTGGTACCGCTCTGCCAGCGCCAGAGTCCGCCCCGTCATAAGGGAGAAGAACCCGCTTTTCCGGCGAGCGGCATCCAGCCCCCGGAGCAGGTTGCGGCTCCGCTCCGACCGGTCTTTGATAAGCGTTTCATTATCGATATACCCCTTCAGATTTGCCAGGGTCACCCCGACCAATCGAATCCCCAGACGTCGGCAGAATAGCCGCTCGAACATCATCTCCACCCGGGGAAAAATAACGCTCTCATCATGCGAGGGGGGTAGCAGGGGAGAGGAGCCTTCGATTGTTTCAAAATCGGCATACCGAAACTTTATTCTTACCGTCGCCGCCTTCTTGTTCAACTTCCGCAACCTGGCGCTCGCCCGCTCCAGAAGATAATAAAAGTGCGACAGGAGAATCTTCTTATCGGTGATATCTTCGGCGAACCCGGTCTCGCGGCTGACCGTCCGGACTACTTTATAATCACGAAATGGTATGCCATCTTCTCCTCGAGAATAAGCCGCAATCTTTAGCCCGTTGATGCCAAAAATCCGCTTTAGGTACATTTCCGGCACCTGCGCCAGCTGCCCGGCTGTTTCTATTCCCATCTCCCGGAGAATTCTGCCGGTGACAGAACCGACCCCGGGGAGTCGCTTTATCGGAATTGCCGCCATAAACTCTTGCAGCCCCTCATTGGTCACTATTGTCAGCCCCATCGGTTTACGGTATTCTGAGGCAATCTTGGCCACCACTCGGCTGGGACCGACTCCGATTGATGTCGAAAGCGTCAGCTCTTCGCCGATTCTCCGCTGCAATTCCCAAGCCAGGGCGCGGGCGCTCCCGAATCGACGCACCGCGCCGGCGATATCGAGGCAAGCCTCATCCTGAGAGACTTTGTCTATATCGGGAGTGACTGAGAAGAGGATATCGTAGAACCGCTCCGAGTAATATTGATATTGATGATAATCCCCCTTCAGGAAAACTCCCTCCGGTATCAACTGCGCCGCTTCATGCAGGGTTGTGCCGGTCTGCACCCCCCGGGCGCGCGCTTCGTAACTGGGGCAAGCCACCACCCCACGCCCATGCTTCAGCCCCCCTACCATCACCGGTCTGCCCCGCAGTTGTCGGTTCAGAGACTGCTCCACCGAGGCAAAGAAAGCGTCAATATCGATATATAGAAATAATCCCATTCTTCCTCCGTCTTATTATAACGGCATAGAGAATGAGAGAATAATCACATCGGAATCACATTATGGTTGGACGGCAGGCAGAGGGGATATCTGTTGCCGAACGCGGTATTTTCGGCGCCAGGCGGAGATTTCGCGTCCCGCCAGGTCATCAAGGATATCAAACGCCCAGATTGCCACAAGCCTGTTTTCTGCCGACACCTGGGCTATAAGGTTTTCTGCCAGGTAGCAATTCTGCTCGGCGACGTCGCGCTGGAAGCGGATTAGAAGTTCATTGCGATAGGGGCTGCAAAAAAGCGTCGGCGCCGGAAACGACGTCCTGAAATCGATGAAACGAATATCGACCGGTTCGGCTTTTTCGGGATGAACCAGGTTCTGACGCAGATGCCACCGGCGGCGCGGCACCGGCACCTCAATGAATATGAGCCGTCCCTCGCGGTCTAATTGGAGCGAAACTGTTTCCGAATCCAAATATGAAAAGAAATGGCGGTCAGAGTCGGCATGAATGACCGGAAGATAGAGGGACTCTTCTTCCAGTTGATAAAAACCCCGACCTGCAGGAATTGGCCCGGTCGGGGTGGAGATTTTAACCTTTAGCGACGTCAGCCCGCCTTCGGCGGGTTTCATTTTAAGTCCTTCAATTTCTGTTTCGCCTGCGATGCTTCCAGAGTGTTGGGATATTCGTCTATCAATTTCTCAAAATTTCTCTTCGCTTCATTCTTCTGACCCAGTTCTTCATGAGAGCGGGCCATCTTATACATCGCCCCCGCCCGCTTCACCGATTTAGGATAATCCTTTATCAGCATCTCAAACTGGCTGATCGCTTCTTTGTAATTCTCCATCGAATAGTACGCTTCCCCAATCCAGAAACGGGCATCAGCGGCCGCCTCGTGCGTCCCGCAGTACTTCAGAAAATCGTTGAATCCCCGTATCGCATCCTCGTACTTTTCGCGCCGAATGTTCACAAAGGAATCGTCATACAATGTCTGGCAATCCACGCTCGGCGTTGATACCGCCGTTCCGCCGGTATCGGAGCTGACCGGAGGCGTTACCGGAACGGTTACCCGTCCGGTCTGGCTTCCGCCGATAAGGCGGACCCGGTCCTGCAGGTCATTCATGGTTGCCTGCATTGTTCGCACCTGCTCGGTCAGGTCCGTAAGCGAACTGCGAATCTCCGCCCGCAGCTTCAGTGACGCTTCCGATTCCGAGTTCAGCAGCGAATCCAGCCGCATGGTCGTCATCATCATCTGTCGCTGCTCCACCTGCAGGGAATCAAGCTTTGCTTCCAGTCGCGCCACATCCCATTTCATGGCGCAGCCGGAAACCATTGCCATCGCCGCCGTCATTACGGCGGCGGCGATTATGAATCGTAACTGTTTCATCCCGAATTGAGAGGCTACTGTGAGATAATCTTAAATTCGTCGCGGCGGTTTTTCGCCCAGGCCGCTTCATTGCTTCCTGCAACCGCCGGTCTCTCTTTACCGTAACTTATGGTCTGAAGCCGCCCCGGGTCGATGCCCAAGTCGGTCAGATATTTCTTA
This window harbors:
- a CDS encoding DNA polymerase III subunit alpha, producing the protein MSFALPACRSSFSLRYGTAPVEALVQGLKERQYGAALLLDRNNLYGAYDFYYAAQEAALKPLIGAEVSTGLGDLYLICENYEGFKNLSRLISYYHLQGEPSKEVVARFSGNLLCLSRYSGYLTTLREIFGDRFFAAVRSKRDSKAAREASGQKIRVAAFPLVSFLNRSDYSTHRLLRAIDGGYLLDNLPSAEVSDEDEYLQTPQEYRQCFQDVPEAVRNNIEIVARCALQFRQRRNILPDFVLPEDHYARLHQDALEGLRRRAPSLPGPYIARLEYELSVIRRTGFVDYFLIVGDIVRFCRQKGIAAVGRGSAAGSLVSFSLGITEVDPIAEGLYFERFLNEARSDCPDIDIDIDWRYRDDVLDYIYKKYGEEHVAMMATYTRFQPRLAIRECSKALGIPAEEVDRFIKRLPRESLEELSLQSEAPTARINRFKVDWERFAPVLRAARRIAGLPRHLGIHSGGIVITPQPLTDYVPLERATKGIVVTQCDMYQAEKIGLVKIDILGQRGLAVIADCFAAVRKEQPSFSIPDNDQRTYDMLQAGRTIGVFQIESPGLRALLRDLHPEELNDITLALALIRPGASESGMKKIFLNRFHGKEEAEYADPSLEPILKETFGVFIYQEQVILAAQAVAGFNLPSSDLLRRSITKKRKQGEQRQLRERFISGAMRNGVKRETAENIFSQLAQFASFGFCKAHAATYGYLAYQSAYFKAHHPDIFMTAVLRNGGGYYPAAVYVAEARRLGIPVAPPTLNISTETDSLHQGTLYLGVSRVKEVGATTMKRISGTNHCGSFEDLVAGTELSEDEIENLIKVGFFDTVEPSRARLLWQYRLRGKRKGNRQELFFAENLMAPQLREFPVVPLSRYRRLRYEMEILDLPASFHPLELFPEYQNPDLTELGKRENGTTVALSGWLADRKRIKTRDGKDMVFLTFDALDDTFEIVLFPAVYDRFRELIRSYRFLRIEGELQTDSGIPAIVGRALSPAPTGLPEAEFI
- a CDS encoding isocitrate/isopropylmalate family dehydrogenase, translating into PIVRLRQEFNLRTNLRPCKAYPGNPLNYKEGIDIVVFRENTEDLYVGVEFFPLPDEVREVLKKNNKNMKKFDAHPGSEVAVSLRINTKTGCRNIITDAFEYARRTGRKTVTVVEKPNVIRETSGLMIRTAREVARNYPEIKLDEANIDAMCMWLLKNPLDYSVLVTSNMFGDIISDLCAQLVGGLGFASSGNIGDKYAVFEPTHGSAPKYAGMYKVNPMAMLLTVVLMMEWLGEKDKAVALESAIAAVIKEGKVRTYDMGGKATSLDIANAVAAKL
- the dinB gene encoding DNA polymerase IV; translated protein: MGLFLYIDIDAFFASVEQSLNRQLRGRPVMVGGLKHGRGVVACPSYEARARGVQTGTTLHEAAQLIPEGVFLKGDYHQYQYYSERFYDILFSVTPDIDKVSQDEACLDIAGAVRRFGSARALAWELQRRIGEELTLSTSIGVGPSRVVAKIASEYRKPMGLTIVTNEGLQEFMAAIPIKRLPGVGSVTGRILREMGIETAGQLAQVPEMYLKRIFGINGLKIAAYSRGEDGIPFRDYKVVRTVSRETGFAEDITDKKILLSHFYYLLERASARLRKLNKKAATVRIKFRYADFETIEGSSPLLPPSHDESVIFPRVEMMFERLFCRRLGIRLVGVTLANLKGYIDNETLIKDRSERSRNLLRGLDAARRKSGFFSLMTGRTLALAERYQRGDTGYVLRTPGLSQ
- the ligA gene encoding NAD-dependent DNA ligase LigA — encoded protein: MSIPEKIRDEYNKLVEEIKYHDRLYYMYDRPEISDAEYDRLFDRLLSLEREYPGLRAPDSPSQRVGAEPLKAFKSVTHRVRMLSLQKVTSREEFADFDRRVKEGLGDKGEVEYTVEPKLDGLAVELIYERGLFTVGSTRGDGTRGEDVTQNLRTIHSIPLRLSGETARKYPLLEVRGEVIMRRSAFDRLNRKMEEQDEAVFANPRNAAAGSLRQLDPKITAGRPLIFYAYGISDTDLKELDTHYKVMNFLRDEGFLINENLKLVRGIDEVAAEFENLAEIRRSLDYEIDGMVVKVNRFEEQVRLGEISRAPRWAVAWKFAAEEAETRVKDIIFSVGRTGIITPVAKLEPVRVSGVTVSNASLHNEDEMKALDIRIGDTVLIRRAGDVIPEVLEVIREKRTGRETEIAMPENCPSCGTKIVRPEGEAAHRCLNSACPAQLTERIFHFAAKEAMDIEGLGGKLAAQLVENRLVKDPSDIYYLTKDQLLTLELMGEKKAQNLLTAIEESKKRELPRIVLALGILGVGEAAAKILAERFGEFDHLIKASVEDLVSIDGIGPKIAQSIVDYFANPGNKEMVAKLKGAGVVFAPYQILRKESVIAGKSFVITGTLSKPREHFKKLIESLGGKVTGSVSAKTDYLLVGEDAGSKLESARKLGVKTLNEDEFSRLIGR
- the ybgF gene encoding tol-pal system protein YbgF, with product MKQLRFIIAAAVMTAAMAMVSGCAMKWDVARLEAKLDSLQVEQRQMMMTTMRLDSLLNSESEASLKLRAEIRSSLTDLTEQVRTMQATMNDLQDRVRLIGGSQTGRVTVPVTPPVSSDTGGTAVSTPSVDCQTLYDDSFVNIRREKYEDAIRGFNDFLKYCGTHEAAADARFWIGEAYYSMENYKEAISQFEMLIKDYPKSVKRAGAMYKMARSHEELGQKNEAKRNFEKLIDEYPNTLEASQAKQKLKDLK